Part of the Nitrosophilus alvini genome, GACTTATAAATTATGCAAAGGCACAGATTCTTAAAGAGAGTGACAGATAAAGTTTAGGATTGGGTAATGCTTTTATATTTATCTGATTTTATTGCTTTGTCACTTATAAAAATGGAGGATATATGAAAAAATATAGAATAGCTGTTATTAAAGGTGACGGAATAGGCCCTGAAATTGTAGAGGAGGCGATAAAAGTTCTTGATGCCGTATCCGTTGCGGAAGGTTTTGAAATCAGCTACAAAGAGTTTCTTTTAGGCGGGGCTGCTATCGATGTTACGGGTGAACCTTTGCCTGAAGAGACTATAGAAGGTGCAATGAATGCCGATGCAGTTCTGTTTGGTGCTATAGGCGGTGAAAAATGGGATAACCTTCCAAGAGACAAAAGACCTGAAACTGGTCTTTTAAAGCTTAGAAAGGCTTTGGGAGTATTTGCAAATCTAAGACCCGTAACTGTTTATGATGAACTTATAAATGCCAGCACCTTGAAACCGGAAGTTATTCAGGGCGTTGATCTTATGGTTGTACGTGAGCTCATCGGCGGCATATATTTTGGAGAGCCCAGAGGAAGAGAAGGCGACAAAGCTTTTAATACGATGGTTTACAGTGTAGATGAGGTTAAGAGGATCGCGAAAGTAGCTTTTGAAATAGCGATGAAAAGAAAAAAGAGAGTCACTTCTGTTGATAAAGCAAACGTTCTTGAAGTAAGTCAGCTCTGGAGAGAGAGCGTAGAAGAGGTTGCAAAAGAGTATCCTGAAGTAACTCTTGAGCATATGTATGTGGATAATGCGGCGATGCAGCTTGTACGCGATCCAAAACAGTTTGATGTTATTTTGACCGGAAATATTTTCGGTGATATACTGAGTGATGAAGCAAGTATGCTTAGCGGTTCCATCGGTCTTCTTCCTTCCGCTTCCATAGGCGAAAAACATGGTCTTTACGAGCCTATTCACGGCTCTGCTCCCGATATTGCCGGACAGGGTATCGCAAATCCTATTGCTACTATTGCGAGTGCAAGTATGATGCTTAGATATCAGCTTGGAGAAGATGCTGCGGCAGACAGAATAGACAGAGCCATCAAACAGGTTTTGGCAGAAGGATACAGAACAAAGGATCTCAGCTCATATGATGCAAAAGAGATAGTCTCTACCAGTGAGATGGGCTCTTTGATAGCTCATTACGCTTCAAAATAAAAATTATGCAATGGAAGAGCATGAAATAAAAAGATGGGATATAGGCTCCCATCTTTACGAACTTCTACCTTTGAGGTTAAAAAAAGAGCTTGAATTTCTGAAAAATTTCTTCGATCCATATACACATAGAATATATCTTGTAGGGGGAGCCGTTAGAGATCTATACAGGATCTATACAAAACAGGTAAGCCCCGAAGAGGCGAATATAACGGATATAGATATTGAAGTGTATTCTGTCGAGCCCCATTTTTTTGATGAATTGATGAAAAAAATAGGTGCAAAAGGTGTAGGAAAATCTTTTTTTGTATATAAATTTGGATCAAATATCGATATAGCACTTCCACGAATCGAGAGAAAAATCGGTGTTGGTCATAAAGCTTTTGAAGTAAAACTGGCATATGATGAAAGAGAGGCATCGAAAAGAAGAGATTTTTGCATGAACGCTTTGATGCTCAATATATATAACTGCAATCTTCTCGATTTCTGGGGAGGGCTCGATGATATATTGAACAGGAGAATAAAGATTATAGATGAAGAGAAGTTCAA contains:
- the leuB gene encoding 3-isopropylmalate dehydrogenase; the encoded protein is MKKYRIAVIKGDGIGPEIVEEAIKVLDAVSVAEGFEISYKEFLLGGAAIDVTGEPLPEETIEGAMNADAVLFGAIGGEKWDNLPRDKRPETGLLKLRKALGVFANLRPVTVYDELINASTLKPEVIQGVDLMVVRELIGGIYFGEPRGREGDKAFNTMVYSVDEVKRIAKVAFEIAMKRKKRVTSVDKANVLEVSQLWRESVEEVAKEYPEVTLEHMYVDNAAMQLVRDPKQFDVILTGNIFGDILSDEASMLSGSIGLLPSASIGEKHGLYEPIHGSAPDIAGQGIANPIATIASASMMLRYQLGEDAAADRIDRAIKQVLAEGYRTKDLSSYDAKEIVSTSEMGSLIAHYASK